CGTTGTCGCACGAGCCGCCTGGCTTGCAGTGCGGGACGACGCCGATCTGGTCATCGTCTGTGCATACGCCCGTGTTCCCCGTCGGGCCGAGGCAATCAACGTGCACACTCTTGGTGGCGATCCACGCAGCGGGCAGGTCCTCGGCCGCGAGTCGGCCGCCCTTGCCGTGGAGAGTGCCATGGCCACGGCCAGGGAAGAGGGCGCAACGGTCTCCGCCACCCTCCTGGTAGATGGCGAACCGGCCACCGCACTCATGACTACTGCTCAGGATCGGTCTGCTGACCTCATCGTCCTCGGGGCCATCCATGATCGCTCGCTGGCAGATCGTCTGCTCGGTACGGTGGCCACCGAGGTTGTGAAAAGGGCAACGTGCGATGTCCTGGTGGTTCGCCCAATGGATGACGATGGCGATCTTGAAGTGCCTGAGGACTCGACGGTGACATGAAAAATATGAATTACCGTGCTTAGTAATTTTCGAATCCTAATTCCGCAGTCACTAACCAGGTGAATCCGTTATGATTCACGCTGCGTCCACGAGAATTGAAGTTTTTATGACTACGCAACCTGTCATGAGTTCACCCCGTATTGCAATTCTCGGTGGAGGACCAGGTGGTTATGAAGCTGCTATGGTGGCTGCCTCCCTCGGCGCAATAGTCACCGTCATCGAACGCGCCGGCCTGGGTGGGGCGGCCGTACTCACAGACGTGGTTCCCTCCAAGACGCTGATTGCAACAGCAGACCTGATAACGCGCGTCGGAGAGGCTGAAGAGCTGGGGGTTAAATTCGACGTCGAAGGTAGTGCGTGCACTCCCACGCTGCGTGCGGACCTCAAGCACATCAACCACCGAGTGCTTTCACTGGCCCGCCAGCAGTCGGCTGACATCCGAAAGGGCCTTGAAAGCATGGGTGTCCGTGTTCTCATGGGTTCCGGCAAGCTTTTGGACAACCACACCATCGAAGTATGCGGAACGGACGGCATCGAAACTGTTGAAGCCGATGCCATCCTCCTTGCAGTCGGCGCCCATCCTCGAGAATTGTCCACCGCCCGTCCAGACGGTGAGCGCATCCTCAACTGGTCCCAGCTGTACAACCTTGAGGAACTGCCGGAAGAACTCATCGTGGTCGGCTCTGGTGTGACCGGCGCCGAGTTTGCCTCCGCCTACAACGGGCTGGGATCCAACGTGACCCTTATTTCCAGCGGGCAGCGTGTCCTGCCAAGGTCGGACAGTGACGCTGCAGAAGTTCTGGAAGGCGTCTTTGAGCGCCGTGGAGTCAAGGTACTCGCAAGGTCCCGAGCTGAGGCCGTGGAGCGTATCGGGGATGGGGTGGCCGTGGTGTTGGACGATGGCACCAAAGTAACAGGGAGCCACTGTCTGGTATGCGTCGGATCCATACCAAACACCAGTGGCATCGGGTTGGAAATGGCCGGAGTGGACCTGACAGAAAGCGGTCATATCAAGGTGGACGGCGTTTCCCGGACCACTGCCCCGAATATCTACGCGGCCGGTGACTGCACTGGAGTTTTCGCCTTGGCGTCAGTGGCCGCAATGCAGGGGCGCATCGCGATAGCTCACATCCTGGGAGACGGAGTAACCCCGCTCAAACTCCACCACGTGGCCTCTAACATCTTCACATCTCCCGAGATCGCCACAGTCGGTGTGACAGAGGAAGAAGTGGAAGCTGACAAATACCAGGGTGACGTCGTCAAGCTCCCGCTGAGCAGCAACGCCCGTGCGAAAATGCGCAACCACAAGGACGGTTTCATCAAGATTATCGCCCGCAAGGGATCAGGCACCGTGATCGGGGGAGTCGTCGTGGGACCGAACGCCTCTGAGTTGATCTTCCCGATCGCAGTTGCGGTTGCACGGAAACTGCACGTGGATGACCTGGCGAGCACTTTTACGGTATACCCATCCCTTACAGGATCAATCGCCGAGGCCGCGCGGCGATTACATGTGCACATGTAACAAGATCGTATTGGCAGTTGCGAATTATCCGGCCATTCCAGAATGAAGATTTAACGGCTGTAATTCCAACGCCCCCATATTGATTCAGTCGTAGCCCCGACACTTAACCGAAGTGAAATGTTTATGAAACAAACCGCACCTAACGTTGAGAGCGCCGGTTAGTCGAATTCTGGCACTACAAATCAATCAAAGGTTTTCAAATTGTCCAAAATAGTAACTCGACAGGATCACGATCCCGCCGAAGACTTTGAAAATGAGCGGGAACGCACCGGCGACTTGGCCCTTGCAACCCAGGATTTCTCCAATGAAGACGCGGGGTATCACAAGACCCTCAAGCCACGGCAGATCCAGATGATCGCAATCGGGGGTGCCATCGGGACCGGGCTCTTTATGGGGGCCGGCGGTCGCCTCCATGGCTCGGGACCAGCTTTGATCCTGGTCTACGCGGTCTGCGGCTTTTTCGCTT
This genomic stretch from Micrococcaceae bacterium Sec5.1 harbors:
- a CDS encoding universal stress protein, yielding MAMKDYRTIVVGTDGSGLAGPVVARAAWLAVRDDADLVIVCAYARVPRRAEAINVHTLGGDPRSGQVLGRESAALAVESAMATAREEGATVSATLLVDGEPATALMTTAQDRSADLIVLGAIHDRSLADRLLGTVATEVVKRATCDVLVVRPMDDDGDLEVPEDSTVT
- a CDS encoding NAD(P)H-quinone dehydrogenase; translated protein: MTTQPVMSSPRIAILGGGPGGYEAAMVAASLGAIVTVIERAGLGGAAVLTDVVPSKTLIATADLITRVGEAEELGVKFDVEGSACTPTLRADLKHINHRVLSLARQQSADIRKGLESMGVRVLMGSGKLLDNHTIEVCGTDGIETVEADAILLAVGAHPRELSTARPDGERILNWSQLYNLEELPEELIVVGSGVTGAEFASAYNGLGSNVTLISSGQRVLPRSDSDAAEVLEGVFERRGVKVLARSRAEAVERIGDGVAVVLDDGTKVTGSHCLVCVGSIPNTSGIGLEMAGVDLTESGHIKVDGVSRTTAPNIYAAGDCTGVFALASVAAMQGRIAIAHILGDGVTPLKLHHVASNIFTSPEIATVGVTEEEVEADKYQGDVVKLPLSSNARAKMRNHKDGFIKIIARKGSGTVIGGVVVGPNASELIFPIAVAVARKLHVDDLASTFTVYPSLTGSIAEAARRLHVHM